The region ACCACCGTGGCGAAAAACAACACCGCCCGCGTCCCAGGTTCAGTAATGCCAAACCCGAGAATGGTGCGGAAATTGGTAAAGCCGTTGTTGCCGCCAAACCCGGTTTCGTTGCGGAAAAACAGCAGCATTCCGGCGAAGGTCAGGGCTTGGGTCATGATCGAGAAATACACGCCTTTGATCCGCGAGCGGAAGGCGAAGAAGCCGAACACCAAGGCCAACAACCCCGGCGCCAACACCACCAGGCACATCGACCAGAGGAAGCTGCTGGTGCCGGTCCAGTACCACGGCAATTCGGTCCACGACAGGAACGTCATGAACGCCGGCAAGACATCGCCCGAGGCTTGGCGCATCAGGTACATGCCCATGGCGTAGCCGCCGAGGGCGAAAAACAGACCGTGACCCAGCGACAACAGCCCGGCATAACCCCAGACCAGATCCAGCGCCAGGGCGACGATGGCGTAGCAAAGAATCTTGCCCACCAGCGTCAGCGTGTAGGCCGAGACGTGAAAAACACTAACGGGCGAGAGCAGCGACATCAGCGGCATCGCCAATAGCAACACCAGAATGACGGCGCCGACAGCGAAGGTGATTTTTGGGCCGGCCTTTTGGGTGGCCGTGACTAGAAGAGGTTGGTTCATCAGTCGATCACCCGTCCTTTCAGTGCGAAGAGGCCTTGCGGACGTTTCTGGATAAACAGAATGATCAGCGCGAGGATCAGGATTTTGCCGAGTACGGCACCGATTTGCGGTTCGAGAATTTTGTTGGCGATGCCCAAGCCGAACGCGGCAAACACACTACCGGCCAACTGGCCGACACCGCCGAGCACCACCACCAGGAACGAGTCGATGATGTAGCTTTGTCCGAGGTCCGGGCCGACGTTGCCGATCTGGCTGAGCGCCACGCCACCGAGCCCGGCGATGCCTGAGCCGAGGCCGAAGGCGAGCATGTCCACCCGCCCGGTCGGCACGCCGCAGCAGGCGGCCATGTTGCGGTTTTGAGTGACGGCGCGCACGTTCAGGCCCAACCGTGTCTTGTTCAGCAGCAGCCAGGTCAGCACCACCACAAACAGCGCGAAGGCGATGATCACGATGCGGTTGTAGGGCAGCACGAGGTTGGGCAGCACTTGAATCCCGCCCGAAAGCCATGCCGGGTTGGCCACTTCAACGTTCTGCGCGCCGAACACCAGGCGCACCAGCTGAATCAGCATCAGGCTGATACCCCACGTGGCGAGCAGGGTTTCCAGCGGGCGGCCGTAGAGGTGACGAATCACCGTGCGCTCCAGCGCCATGCCAATGGCGGCGGTGACGAAAAACGCTACTGGCAACGCGATCAGCGGATAGAACTCGATGGCTTGCGGGGCGAAGCGCTGGAACATCAGTTGCACTACGTAAGTCGAGTAGGCGCCGAGCATCAGCATCTCGCCGTGGGCCATGTTGATCACGCCGAGCAGGCCGAAGGTGATCGCCAATCCTAGGGCCGCTAGTAACAGAATCGAGCCCAGCGACATGCCGCTGAACGCTTCGCCGAGAATCTCGCCGATCAGCAGTTTGTGTTTGACCTGCGCGAGGCTGGTTTCAGCGGCGTAGTTGCGCACGCCGGCATCGGCTTCGACGCCGGGTTCGAGTAAACCTTCGAGGCGCGTACGGGCCAGCGGGTCGCCGGTTTCACCGAGCAAACGCACGGCGGCGAGGCGCACGGCCGGGTCGGTGTCCACCAGTTGCAGGTTGGCCAGCGCGAGGCTCAGGGCGGCGTGAACGCTTTCGTCTTTTTCGCCCGCCAGTTGCTGGTCGAGAAATTTCAGCTGCGCGGGTTTGGCGCTTTTCTGCAATTGCTGCGCAGCGGCCAGACGGATTTTGGTGTCGGCGGCGAGCAATTGGTGGCTAGCCAACGCGGTGTCGATCAGACCCCGCAGGCGGTTATTCAGGCGTAGGGTTTTCGGCTGGCCGTCGACGGTCAATTCGCCTTGTTGCAATGCGTTGATCAGTTCGACACGGGCCGGATCGGGCTGCGCGGCCCAGGTTTCCAGAAGCTTGGCTTGCTGCACGGGATTGGCGGCGACGAAATCTTCGGCGTCGCCGGCGTGGGCTGTCATCGGCAATAAAAGCGCGATAGCGAGGATGAGGCGGTAAAGGGCGGTGGGCATAGAAAGTCGCCTTGCGCGGACAATGTGGGAGCAGACTCATGTGGCGAGGGGGCTTGCCCCCGTTCGGCTGCGAAGCAGTCGTAAAACCATTACCCCCGGTGTACCGGATACACCGCGGTTGCAGGTCTTGGGGCTGCTTCGCAGCCCAACGGGGCAAGCCCCCTCGCCACAACAGCCCGCTCCCACAGGGAATTGCGTCAGGCCCGGGCTTCGTGCTCGGGCCCTGACACCCAGTGGCTTAGTTGCTCTTCACCGCATAATCCGGCTTCTTGTCGTTGCCATCGATAAACGGGCTCCACGGCTGGGCGCGGATCGGCCCTTCGGTCTGCCACACCACGTTGAACTGACCGTCGGCCTGAATCTCGCCGATCATCACCGGCTTGTGCAGGTGATGGTTGGTCTTGTCCATGGTCAGGGTGTAACCCGACGGCGCGGCAAACGTCTGCCCGGCCAACGCTTCACGAACCTTGTCGACGTCAGTGGACTTGGCCTTTTCAGCCGCTTGCGCCCACATGTGGATGCCGACGTAGGTGGCTTCCATCGGGTCGTTGGTCACCGCTTTGTCGGCGCCCGGCAGGTTGTGTTTCTTGGCGTAGGCTTTCCAGTCCGCTACGAACTTCTTGTTCACCGGGTTCTCGACCGATTCGAAGTAGTTCCACGCCGCGAGGTTACCCACCAGCGGTTTGGTGTCGATGCCACGCAGTTCTTCTTCGCCTACCGAGAACGCCACGACGGGAACGTCGGTGGCTTTCAGGCCCTGGTTGGCCAGTTCTTTGTAGAACGGCACGTTGGAGTCGCCGTTGACGGTCGAGATGACGGCAGTCTTGCCGCCGGCCGAGAATTTTTTGATGTTGGCCACGATGGTTTGGTAATCGGCATGGCCGAAGGGGGTGTAGACCTCTTCGATGTCCTTGTCCGCTACACCTTTGGAGTGCAGGAACGAGCGCAGGATTTTGTTGGTGGTGCGCGGGTAAACGTAGTCGGTGCCCAGCAGGAAGAAGCGCTTGGCGCTGCCGCCTTCGTCGCTCATCAGGTATTCCACCGCCGGGATTGCCTGTTGGTTTGGCGCGGCGCCGGTGTAGAACACGTTCGGCGACAT is a window of Pseudomonas sp. 10S4 DNA encoding:
- the urtB gene encoding urea ABC transporter permease subunit UrtB — translated: MPTALYRLILAIALLLPMTAHAGDAEDFVAANPVQQAKLLETWAAQPDPARVELINALQQGELTVDGQPKTLRLNNRLRGLIDTALASHQLLAADTKIRLAAAQQLQKSAKPAQLKFLDQQLAGEKDESVHAALSLALANLQLVDTDPAVRLAAVRLLGETGDPLARTRLEGLLEPGVEADAGVRNYAAETSLAQVKHKLLIGEILGEAFSGMSLGSILLLAALGLAITFGLLGVINMAHGEMLMLGAYSTYVVQLMFQRFAPQAIEFYPLIALPVAFFVTAAIGMALERTVIRHLYGRPLETLLATWGISLMLIQLVRLVFGAQNVEVANPAWLSGGIQVLPNLVLPYNRIVIIAFALFVVVLTWLLLNKTRLGLNVRAVTQNRNMAACCGVPTGRVDMLAFGLGSGIAGLGGVALSQIGNVGPDLGQSYIIDSFLVVVLGGVGQLAGSVFAAFGLGIANKILEPQIGAVLGKILILALIILFIQKRPQGLFALKGRVID
- the urtA gene encoding urea ABC transporter substrate-binding protein, whose product is MKRRSLIKAFTLTASIAAMGMTWTVQAAETIKVGILHSLSGTMAISETSLKDMALMTIDEINAKGGVNGKMLEPVVVDPASNWPLFAEKSRQLLTQDKVAVVFGCWTSVSRKSVLPVFEELNGLLFYPVQYEGEEMSPNVFYTGAAPNQQAIPAVEYLMSDEGGSAKRFFLLGTDYVYPRTTNKILRSFLHSKGVADKDIEEVYTPFGHADYQTIVANIKKFSAGGKTAVISTVNGDSNVPFYKELANQGLKATDVPVVAFSVGEEELRGIDTKPLVGNLAAWNYFESVENPVNKKFVADWKAYAKKHNLPGADKAVTNDPMEATYVGIHMWAQAAEKAKSTDVDKVREALAGQTFAAPSGYTLTMDKTNHHLHKPVMIGEIQADGQFNVVWQTEGPIRAQPWSPFIDGNDKKPDYAVKSN